DNA from Kogia breviceps isolate mKogBre1 chromosome 3, mKogBre1 haplotype 1, whole genome shotgun sequence:
AGCTGGGCTCATCTGAAACTAAACTGTGATATACTAGAAAACCCACAACAGAGTTTGTGGTATTGTATGTTTGGGCAATATGATTAGAACATTAAATGACCTTTATATATGTGGCTGTAGAGATAAGGAATTTCCAATttagagaaggaaagaatggTTAAGGATTGAAGTATTCAAAATAATGAaaggattttcattttcattattttgaagcTTATTTTTTCTATGAATCTTAGCAATTAAAACTAGGgtgcagggcttccttggtggtgcagtggttgagagtccgcctgccgatgcaggggacacgggttcgtgccccggtctgagaggatcccacgtgccacggagcggctgggcccgtgagccatggccgctgagcctgcgcgtccagagcctgtgctccgcggcaggagaggccacagcagtgagaggcccgcataccgcaaaaaacaaaaactaagggGCACTATCCCATTTGTATCTTTACAACAATTGCATGTTTTGTTTTAGATACTGGTGATAAATATATAGAAGTTTTTACTCTAAgagtatgaaaatataaataatttagaaaacattttatgaaTGGCAGAAGGTATTTTAAACTTACAGGTGAAGCCAGAGTTGTTTGGGATACCTTATAAGGTCTTTTTAGGTTGGGATTAGAGAACTCCAGCCTTCCTTTCCCACATAACACCGGATGGGATTATCGTCAGGAATGGTCATTGTCTCCAGCTTATGAAAGGGTTATGTTCTAAAACTTCATCTTGTGAAATAGTTATTAAAGATGAAGCACATATTCCTGTGAAAATGATGTGGCAACTTTAATGGGTAGAGAGCAAGCAACTGGTTGAGGCCTGAAGGATATCATACAACGTTAGGGACTTGGGGTGTGGAAAGTATCAGTGGAAGCTTACAAGAGTTAATGGAGATGAGCAGCAAtggaattttctcttttcctcctcccttttGAAGCCTGCTTAGGTGTGAAAAACAGAAGATGATTGGGTAGGGAAGTGTAGATGACAGAATTAGAAAGgcagaattttttctttcctcttctgttgcCAGCTTTTGACAGTAGAGTAAGAGCTacatcagaatggaagaaaatccCTAGCAGCACCAGAAAGGGAAAGGGACTTATGGTCCTTAGGAAGTACTCACTGTCAGCAGTATGGAGCATATGTGTCAGTGGGTGATAAATACTCTCTGTGCTAGAATCTGGTCACGTATGAAGAATGGACATAAGTTGGTTGCCAGTGCTGAGTTGGATGGGCCATTAGTCTGACCCAGAATGgggttttgagttttgttttttttgttgttgtgtttccTGCACTGCgtgacttgtgggatctcagttccccaaccaggggttgaacgaGCACCTTCAGCAGTGAAagagcggagtcctaaccactggaccgctaagGAATTCCCTGGGATTTTTGAGTTTCTTTTAACTCTACCTTGGTGGTTTCCAAATACCACCACCCTGGTAggataacctagaagaactatGGTTTCCTGCTTCCAAGAAGGAAAGCCTTCCCTAGTACACACTGTCTAGACTGCTTTTAAAGGAATATTAGGAATCTCTAAGCAAGAAAAATGCATCCAAAGTGATAATTTGCTTCTCCCCTGACCTAGACTACCTTCTGTAGACTGGGAATCTGCTCTGGGAATCCTTGGGGTATATATAGACTTCTCAGATAAGGGCTATTAAAAAGTACCCATTGAGGGCTTGGGAAACTACTTTTTCCCATTGCTTATTGCATTTTGGAAGCTCTAGTGACCATGTTGATCCTCTGCTGCATTCTTCCCCAAAGCCTAATGCTCCTCTTTACAGACTTGAGGTTTCATGGACATCCTCATCACCCTTAGGTGATTGCGTATTCAGAACATCGTTACCGCATCTTTGGGGAAACCATCGATATTGCTGTGGGTAATTGTCTGGATCGTTTTGCTCGAGTGCTGAAGGTAAGCTATTGAGGCTACAGAGAACATAAGATGTGAATGTATTTGCGGGGAGCcatggaaaaggaggaggaaagtaGTAAATTAGCTTCTTATGTTTCCTGCATACCTGACTTcatcctctttttccttctgctagATTTCCAATGACCCAAGTCCAGGCTACAACATTGAACAGATGGCAAAGCGGTAAGGGGAATAAGGTGGAAGGAGGCTGACTGGTGGGGCGCCAGGAATTTCCctgtatatatgttaatgaggTTTGGGAGGGCTTTGGAGGGTGAGCAGCCAGCTGACTACAGGCTTAAGTGCCTCATATACTCACTTCCACATAGAGGCAAGAAGCTAGTTGAGCTGCCATACACTGTAAAGGGGATGGACGTCTCATTCTCAGGGATCTTGTCTTTCATTGAGGTGAGTGTGGGAGAGGTGAGGAGATGGGTACTTCTCATGCTTTTTAATGAAGCACATGTGTTTTGCTCACCAGTGTATTTTCTACATATAGCATAGTACTGGCCCATGTTAGATGCTGAAtaaattcatttagcaaatatttattgaacatcttttgtgtgccaggtgctgttcaaGGCAATAGTGATACAAGGTGGAGcaaaacaaaaatccctgcctaCTTGGAGCTTGCATTTCATGCAGTGGGGGtgggagacagaaaaagaaacaaaaaaaaaaagaaggggggaaataataaaataaaaagggtcaGATGGGGACAAGTGCTCTAGAGAAAAATTAACTGGGGTAGGGAATGGAGGGTACCAGGGTAGACATTCATAATtactgagtcttttttttaagataatcatagtattttctttctttctcccccccccccataatTATTGAATCTTGAAAGACTGCTGCTGGTTTTATAGCTCAGTGCCAGTGAAGGGCAAGGTGTCATATGGGATGTACTGGTAAACTGAATTGTGGTGAAACATGGTGATACTCCAAGTGCACTAATTTTTTGCTCATATGTCATCCCCAAACCACAATTcgttattttatatgttttcccCTTTAACTATAGGATGTAACCCAGCGGATGCTGGCCACGGGCGAGTGTACTCCTGAGGATCTATGTTTCTCCCTGCAGGTAATGGAGTAAAAAGCTGGGACAGAAAGTTGAAGCTGGAGGAGCTTTTATACAGTAGACAGAACTAAGCTGGGCTTCTCTTTGATGTTTTCACCTGTTTGCCTTCCATAGGAAACGGTGTTTGCAATGCTGGTAGAGATCACAGAGCGAGCCATGGCACATTGTGGCTCCCAGGAGGCCCTCATCGTGGGAGGTGTGGGGTGTATGTATCACTGAACTGTGCTTCTCTTTCCTATTTGGGGGCATGTGTATCCTTCTCCTGATACTCTAAATCTCTAAGGGTTTGGGGAAattacttgttttatttcttgtCCTATGCTTCCCACTCCTTGCCCCTGGAATCCCTACTTCATTTTCCTAAGTCAGTGCACATGAGGTGTACAGACTGTGGAGAAATGGCCAAAAGTAAGCTAACTGTACCCCTACCTCTTTGTAGGTAATGTGAGGTTACAGGAAATGATGGAGACGATGTGCCAGGAGCGTGGAGCCCGGCTTTTTGCCACAGATGAGAGGTAAaggccctttccctttctttatttcttttttcccccctccaatTACTGTGACTTTCCACGCTTAGATCATGAATTTCACACCTCTTTTCCTTCCCAGATTCTGCATTGACAATGGAGCCATGATAGCCCAGGCTGGCTGGGAGATGTTTCAGGCTGGACACAGGACTCCTCTCAGTGAATCTGGGGTCACACAGAGGTGAGTAGCCCCTTGGAGGAGGTAGACAGGATTAAATGGGAGCTAGGCAAAAATGATCAGCAGGGAAGAGGATCCAGAATTGTGAGGGCAGAGAAGAATGGAAGGGGCTAAGGGGTACCTGTCCACCaagtttttcctattttattttacaggTATCGCACAGATGAAGTAGAAGTGACCTGGAGGGACTAACAAGGTTAACAGAATCGGAGTAGATAGCGCCCTAAGTGGAGACCAAGGGGGGACCCTGGGCCTTAATCTTTATCCTGACATAAGAATCCTGGCAAGGCTGTGGATGCCCCCTCCTATCATTTGAACCTCAAGATGACtcagcattaaaatatttttgtttttatatgttgATAATCAACTTGTGTTCAGGAAGGATACACAGTTGGCACTGGATAAATTCTTGTTGATGGGGTGATGGGTAAGGAGGCAGGGGGTCAGAGCGGCACCCTGGCTGATTATGCAGGTTGCCTTGGGAGCTGCTGCTCTGGAGCTAAAATTGAGGGGAATCTCTTAGATATTCTAACCTCTCCTTAGTAATGCTATTATCATTGATACTATTTTAGCAAGATCTTATGctaattgctttatatttatcatctcatttaaattCTTTGAAGTATAGGTACTCAGGATTTCCCTGAAAATAGCCTGAAGCCAGGTGTAATTTCATGCTAATTGATAACTCAAAAGTAAAACCATCCCTCTTCCATACACTTAGGCCTACAGACATTTCCATTGGCAGGCTTGAGGGAGTGGGCCCCAGGTATACACATCCTCTCTGAAATTAACAGCCAGTCATTAGCAAAAATCCCGCATATGCTCAACCTCTTCTCTATAtgttccctttttttgttttttgtttgtttgtttgttttccggtacgcgggcctctcactgttgtggcctctcccattgcggagcacaggctccggacgcgcaggctcagcggccatggctcactggcccagccgctccgcggcatgtgggatcttccccgatcagggcacgaacccgtgtcccctgcatcgacaggcggactcaaccactgcgccaccagggaagccctgtatgttcCCTTTTTATAGTCCTGCTCTGAGCCCTGGTTTCTCCTGAGGACTCTGCTTCTTTTAGTAGTGGTGGTGGTTTCTCTTACACCCATTGTACCACTGGGCCTGGAGGCAGTGCAAGTGTCCTCATTTTTTCTCatactatgttttttaaaaatatttatttatttagctgcactgggtcttcgttgtggcatgcaggatctttagttgtggcatgcgaactcttagttgtagcatgtggaatctagttccctgacgagggatcgaaccctggtccccagcattgggagcatggagtcttaaccactggaccgccaggggcgTCTCTTCCTCATACTATTTTTAAGACTATTCTCTCTCATCTCTGACATACCTCAGCTTTGAAACACAAGTCAGTACCTGTCATAAAGCTTGGTGATTTAAATATCCATGTAGATAATCTTTCTAACACTCTGGTCTCAGTTCTTTGCTCCTCCAGTGATCTTGTcctccacccccactttcccACCATTACTTCCTATCTTTCTAGTTTATTTCACATGCCTTCATTTCCTTCCTGCCACTAAATTCCAGTCATGAGCCCTTCGTTTCAAAGCCTTACCTCCCTTGCTTCTCTCTGGCTTTTGTCACACTCAACTCTTCACCAGCTTTACTCCTAGATCCATGCAGCTGAAAGGGCTAGGAAGAAACAGGTTGACTTGTCCTTAAATTCATTACCATAAAACTTGAGTGAGTCTTTTATGCTACTAGCAACATCCCCTGGTCCTTTTACTTgcccttccttttttttggccatgctgcatggcttgtgggattggagtcctaaccactggaccaccaaggaattccccacTTGCCCTCGCTTCTGATCCCTTAAATCTCCAACATCCCTCATTCTCACTTTTACTTtggtagaaaatagaaacaatcaGAAAAGGTTCATAAGCTCCTACCACTATACCTACATACCTTCCAGCATTTATACCTGTAAGCTCTGCTTTCTCTCTTGTTACTGTACACCAATGATTCTCAACTGGGACTGAGTTTGCTCCCAGAGGACATTTGGTTGATCACAACCGGGAGGTGGTGCTGCTGGGTAGAGGCCAGCGATGCTGCAAAATAacctacaatgcacagaacagccctCCACAACAGAACTATTTGGGCTTAAATGTCATTGGCGTCAAGGTTGAGAAATGCTGCTCTAAACAGACTGTCCAGGCTCCTGTCCAGCCAGTCCCATCATCTGGCTTTCAAGGACATCTCTCAACAGTTCTCCTTTTCTGTAGCGTCAGTATTCCCCTTTCTCTCCTGGAGCATCCTGTTGGCACACAAATATGctatcatttttcttatcttacaaAGACATGAACCTTTCTTGACCCCATTTCCCCTTCCAGTTGCTTCCAATTTTCTTGCtcagtttttatttactttttttttttttttttttgcggtatgcgggcctctcaccgctgtggcctctcccatcgcggagcacaggctctggacgtgcaggctcagtgaccgtggctcacgggcccagccgctccgcagcatgtggcatcctcctggactggggcatgaacccgtgtccccccaaTTGGCAAGCGGaatcccaaccattgcgccaccagggaagcctcttgctcaattttttaaaaatattttgtttattactaggtttttaagttgaattatagttgacttacaatattagtttcagatgtacagcatagtgatttagtAAGTATTCTTATaggttatactccacttaaagttataaaatattcactgtattccctgtgctgtac
Protein-coding regions in this window:
- the OSGEP gene encoding tRNA N6-adenosine threonylcarbamoyltransferase; protein product: MPAVLGFEGSANKIGVGVVRDGVVLANPRRTYVTPPGTGFLPGATARHHRAVILDLLQEALTEAGLTSKDIDCIAYTKGPGMGAPLVSVAVVARTMAQLWNKPLLGVNHCIGHIEMGRLITGATSPTVLYVSGGNTQVIAYSEHRYRIFGETIDIAVGNCLDRFARVLKISNDPSPGYNIEQMAKRGKKLVELPYTVKGMDVSFSGILSFIEDVTQRMLATGECTPEDLCFSLQETVFAMLVEITERAMAHCGSQEALIVGGVGCNVRLQEMMETMCQERGARLFATDERFCIDNGAMIAQAGWEMFQAGHRTPLSESGVTQRYRTDEVEVTWRD